The nucleotide window GTCGTGTTCGCCGACAGCAGCGAATTTATCAAGGGAACCCCCAGCAATGTGTTGACGGTCAGCCAGCTGGAAGAAAAATTTGCACTGTGTTCAACAAATGCGGATGACAAGTTGCACGATGCGTTCCTGCCCTATTGGCGAAAGATTCATTCGGCCCTGCGAGCAGCCAAGTCCCCGCCGGCTGCCTAATCGCCCGACCCGTGCCGGTATTGATCGGCCAGGATCATGCTGACACAGGAAGTGAGGCGCTTGCCGGTCTCGATGTGCAGAAATTCGTTGGGTCCGTGCGCGTTTGAATGCGGCCCCAGCAGGCCGGTAACCAGAAACTGAACGCCACTGAATTCCTTTCCGAGCATGCTCATGAACGGAATGGTTCCGCCGGTACCCATGTACATTGAGTCGGCATTGAAAAATTCTTTCGATGCCGTTTGCATCGAATTTTCCAGCCATTTGGCAACTTCCGGCGCGTTCCAGCCGCTTTCCGCCGAGTCGATCGAGAAACTGACCGCTGCACCGTAGGGTGGATCGGTTTCGAGAATTCGGGTCAGCGCATCGCCCGCGACTTTCGCATCCACCGTCGGCGGCAAACGAAACGAAACCTTGATGGTGGTTCCCTGGCGCAGGACGTTGCCGGCATCCGCAACCGAGGGGATGCGATCCATGCCGGTCACGCTGAGCGTTGGCCGCCAGGTGTTATTGAGCATCAGCTCCACGAGGTCCTTGGCAATCGGCCGCGTGTTGCCGAAAAAAGGAAGTTTCCGGTGAACCATATCTCCGAGTACGCCGGTTGCCTGTTTGGCCTGGCTGATTCGTTGTTCCGGGATATCGGCATGCAATTCATCGACCAGGATCTGGCCGGTTTTGCTGTCTTCGACCCGGTCAAGCAAGCTGCGAAGCACCCGGAAACTCGATGCGCAAATTCCGCTCGAGGCGCCTGAGTGGACGCTTTCGGTCAGTACGTCGACCGTCAGCGTGGCAATCAGGTTGCCGCGCAACGAAGTCGTACACCATAGCTGATCGTAATTGCCACACTCTGCATCAAGGCAGACAACCAGGCTGGGGCGACCCAGTTTGGGCCGCAACACATCGATATAATAGGGTAGATCGAAACTTCCGCTCTCTTCGCAGCCTTCGATGATGACCTTGCATTGGGCGTGTGGAATTCCCTGTTCCTGCAGGGCGCGAATCGCGGTTAGCGATCCAAACACGGCGTAGCCATCGTCAGCTCCGCCGCGGCCGTACAACTTGCCATCCCGGATTACCGGTTTCCACGGCCCCAGGCCGTCTTTCCAGCCGGTCGTC belongs to Pseudomonadota bacterium and includes:
- a CDS encoding M20 family metallopeptidase, which codes for MDTKKISQFVNAMWDDSIIPELCEYIKIPNKSPAFDADWEKHGYMEDAVALMEKWVRAQPIKGMEVEVLRLPGRTPLIFCDIPGDSDDVVLLYGHLDKQPETTGWKDGLGPWKPVIRDGKLYGRGGADDGYAVFGSLTAIRALQEQGIPHAQCKVIIEGCEESGSFDLPYYIDVLRPKLGRPSLVVCLDAECGNYDQLWCTTSLRGNLIATLTVDVLTESVHSGASSGICASSFRVLRSLLDRVEDSKTGQILVDELHADIPEQRISQAKQATGVLGDMVHRKLPFFGNTRPIAKDLVELMLNNTWRPTLSVTGMDRIPSVADAGNVLRQGTTIKVSFRLPPTVDAKVAGDALTRILETDPPYGAAVSFSIDSAESGWNAPEVAKWLENSMQTASKEFFNADSMYMGTGGTIPFMSMLGKEFSGVQFLVTGLLGPHSNAHGPNEFLHIETGKRLTSCVSMILADQYRHGSGD